Below is a window of Desmonostoc muscorum LEGE 12446 DNA.
CGACTTGGAACGTCACATTCTTAATTTCATTGCGGTGGGCATTCAAAATAGCTTGTTCCACGGCTGCTGGTTGCACTTCCAAGCCTGTAGCAAGACGTACTTGTTTGGCGAGGGGCAAAGTTAAAGTGCCGATACCACAGTAGGCGTCAACTAGGAATTCATGCCCTTGAAGATTGAGTTCTGACTGAATTACCTCCAATAGTGCCTCTGCTGTTTCTGTATAAACTTGGAAAAATGTATCTGGGCGCACTTGAAATTCCAGTCCAGCAAATCTTTCACGCAGGTGGGGTACTCCAGCGATGCAACGGGTTTCTGATCCAAAGATAGCATTTGTGCGATCGCCATTGCGATTGAGGCACACTCCCATTAGCTGCGGATAACGCTTTAACCATTCCTGGGCTTGGGTTTCAATTTTTGGTAAATTCCAGTCCTTCACCACCAAAGTCAGCAACATTTCGCCAGTGTGGCGGCCGATGCGTAAACTCAGATGCCGAATTTGCCCAAGGTGGCGGCGTTCGTCGTAAATTTGCCAACCCTGCTGTTGGATATCCTGCTTTACTTCGGCAAGCATAGGATTTAAACGTGCGTCTTGGACTGGACATTGATTTAAGTTAATTAATTGGTGACTACCTTTTTGGTAGTAACCAGCTTGTACTTGTCCTGTTGCCGACGTGCCTAGAGGATAGGTAGATTTATTTCGGTAGCCAAAAGCAGAAGCAGCAGCCAATACTGGGTCTACTGGTGGTTGGATAAAACCGCCAATACGTTCCAAAGCTTGGATAACTTGATTTTGCTTAGCGACAAGCTGGTAATCATAATCAATATGCTGCCACTGGCAACCACCACACTTATCCGCCACAATACAACCAGGGCGGATGCGATGGGGAGATGGTTGCAATAGCTCGTGGAGCTTAGCTTGGGCGTATTTAGGTTTAACATGTAGTAAACGGACAAGAGCGCGATCGCCTGGTACAGTATCCGGGACAAACACTACACGTTCATTAGCGCGTCCCACGCCATCGCCAGTATCACTCAGATTAGCGATCGTCACTTCAATTAATTCACCTTGTTGCCAAATTATTTTAGTCATTTGTTATTCGTCATTTATCATTTGTCATTTGTTATTGGGTATTGGGCATTGAAAAGAGGCTCCACGGGCAGAGGGTAAGACTGACTACAACTTCCCATCTGCTCCCCCAGTCCCCAGTCCCCAGTCCCCAATAAAGAGTCCCTAATCCCTCATCCTCTAGCCAAACGTGTAAATTCAATACATAACTAGCTCCTATCCCTTCACTTGTGTACCTCCGACTCGCTAAACTAGCAGATAATATTTAAGGTGATTTCAATCATCATGACTGTAATTAGCCAAGTTATTCTCAGAGCCGACGACGAACTGCGTTATCCCAGCAGTGGCGAACTTAAAAATATCAAAGACTTTTTGGAAACCGGCGTACAACGGACGCGCATTGCTGCGACCCTAGCTGAAAATGAAAAAAAGATAGTTCAGGAAGCAACCAAACAACTTTGGCAAAAGCGCCCTGACTTTATCTCTCCTGGTGGTAATGCCTATGGTGAGCGCCAACGCTCTCTATGTGTCCGTGATTTTGGTTGGTACTTACGCCTAATTACTTATGGTGTACTTGCCGGCGACAAAGAGCCAATTGAAAAAATTGGTTTGATTGGCGTGCGGGAAATGTACAACTCATTGGGCGTTCCCGTGCCTGGAATGGTAGAAGCTATCAATTCACTCAAAACTGCCGCTCTCGACTTACTGAGTGCAGAAGATTCTATCCAAGCTGCACCATACTTTGATTACATCATTCAAGCGATGTCTTAATACAAAGTGTGTGCTGATTCTAGGAGTATGCTTTTGCTCTACTAGAGTGAGTGTCAAGTTTTAGCACTCGATAAGCATAAGATTACCAATTTGATCATAACTTCCCCACATTTGGTAGTGGCTGTGGCTAAATCTCTGTCAAGTTACCAACCAGTTGTGGGGAAATTTTATTTATGTATGGGGAATGGGGCATGGGGCATGGGGTAGGGGAGATGAGGAGATGGGGAAATGGGGAGATGGGGAGAGAATTTAACCCCACCACCCCACTCCTTCCACGTTCCCAATGCCCAATGCCCAATGCCCAATGACTAATAACAAAAAACCGACAGTCCTTAAAAAAGGCTGTCGGTAACTAGTGTGTTCCCTATTAATGACTCGGCTAGAGTTCAGTTGTCCTTAATTATGCCTAGCTGGCGATCGCAATGAGACGATCCTAATCATGTATAAGTGTGATTGTCGTCACTTGATTGTTACAGCTAAGCTGCATATGCCCGAATAATCTCTGAGTGACAGTAGATTTATACAAGTTAGGGAGTTAGAAATTTCACTGAGATTCAAAAATCAAGTTCTCCATCTGGTGTAAAGTTGTCGATATTGCTCTTGTTTACCTCTTGCTCAGGACGATGCTGTTGAGGGCATTCTGGGATTGTACTACTCAATCTGAGAAGTAAGTTTGCTTTATATTAAAAAATGCTAAGAAAGCTTAGTTTAAAAGTTTAATGAGGAGCGATCGTGGTCAAAATTATACGAAATTAAAAGTGCGATCGTGCTTTACAACATAAAATTAACTAGCAGCCCAAAATACTTTTAACGGCATTCACCAACATAGCTACTAATTGAACTGATGCGGTGGCTGCACCAATTGTATTCAGCATTCCTCCTATTGCTGCTGATATTGCCTCTATACTCGCTCCTGCTATAAGCATTGTTATTACTGTACTTGCAATAGAAACAATCCCAGTAGCAGCTATACCCGAACCAGCTAAAATTGCGCCAATTATAGCAATAACAATAGTCCATTCCAATGGATTAGGACTGTGACAAACCTGAATAAAGATTATAGGTAAATTCATTTTCCTACTTCAATAATGTTGCATTTAGTTAATCTTAATTTTACAAACAAGTCTTTATTTGTAATAATAGTAAAATTACTCGAATTATCCCCCTTCACCTTAATTTGCTAGTAAATTAAGTGTTTTTGCAGTTGCCTTCATTGAGTAAATCACAATAGCGCGATAAGCTAGAGTTAGCAGCAGAACTGATTCACAACGTCTTGCAACAAACTTAGCTTGGGATAACGATGACAACAGAACAAAAGCACAGCACTTATTTATCAGAAGCTGAAAGCCGTTTGCGTCAACTTCCTCCTGAGAAGTTGCGAGTAGCAGTTGCAATTCTTGCTTATCTGCAAAAAACACAAGAAAACGAAGCAACTGAGAAACTGTTATTAAATATTCCTGATTTTGCCGAATATTTCCGCGAAATTGAACAAAATGAACATAAATTAGAAAATACTGCCTCCAATCAAATTGCCTCAGATGAAGAAGTATGGCAGGCTTATTTGGTAGTTGAAAAAAAATGGGAAGAGGTTTTTCGCCGCCTTGCAGACTCCTAAATTTCTGACTATTTCTCAAGTCTTAGATATTCACCAACGCCAAATTCAAAAATTTGGTGGAACATCAGGTGTCAGAGACGAAGGTTTGCTAGATTCAGCACTGGCACAACCTCAAGCCACCTTTGGCGGCGAACTTCTTCATCCGACAATTGGTGAGCAAGCAGCAGCATACCTGTACCATTTAGCAATGAACCATCCGTTTATTGATGGCAACAAGCGCACGGCATTTGCGGTTATGGATACCTTCATAACCGTAAACGGCTACAGCTTGAACTTATCCCAAGAGCAAGCTTACAACTTGGTGATTCAAGTAGTTCAGAGGGAAATATCCAAAGAAGAATTATCCGCATTTCTGGAACTGCATCTACAAGGCAAGTAAATCGATAGAATAATTCTCTGTCCCCCAGAGTGCATTAGTTCCATGACTGCAACCTCAAAACCAGCTTTTTCAGCTGAAGAAATCGCCGCTGAAGGTATAAAGCCAGAAGAATACGCAGAAATTGTCCGTCGTTTAGGGCGTCATCCCAACAAAGCCGAACTGGGAATGTTTGGGGTAATGTGGTCAGAACATTGCTGTTACAAAAATTCTCGACCTTTACTCAAACAGTTTCCTACAGAAGGCGATCGCATTCTGGTAGGGCCTGGTGAAAATGCTGGTGTTGTAGATTTGGGTGACGGACTCCAATTAGCCTTTAAAATAGAATCCCACAACCACCCCTCAGCAGTCGAACCCTTTCAGGGAGCGGCAACGGGAGTAGGAGGCATTCTCAGGGATATTTTTACAATGGGTGCGCGTCCCATTGCCATCTTAAACTCGCTGCGCTTTGGTTCCTTAGAAGATGCCAAAACCCAAAGGTTATTCACTGGTGTAGTATCAGGAATCTCTCATTATGGTAATTGTGTCGGAGTACCCACCGTTGGTGGTGAAGTTTACTTTGATCCTGCTTACTCTGGTAATCCCCTGGTGAATGTGATGGCGCTGGGGTTGATGGAAACGCCAGAAATCGTCAAATCTGGGGCATCTGGCTTAGGTAACCCTGTGTTGTATGTCGGTTCCACCACCGGGCGCGATGGGATGGGAGGCGCGAGTTTTGCCAGTGCAGAATTGAGTGATAAATCAATGGACGATCGCCCTGCTGTGCAAGTAGGCGACCCCTTTTTGGAAAAGTCGTTAATTGAAGCTTGTTTGGAAGCTTTTAAAACAGGTGCAGTTGTCGCCGCCCAGGATATGGGAGCAGCAGGAATCACCTGTTCGACTTCCGAGATGGCGGCAAAAGGCGGTGTGGGAATTGAACTAGATTTAGATAAAATTCCCGTGCGGGAGCTAGGGATGATTCCCTATGAATACCTGCTTTCCGAATCTCAAGAACGGATGTTGTTTGTTGCCCACAAAGGGCGCGAGCAAGAGTTAATCGATATTTTTCACCGCTGGGGACTTCAGGCTGTTGTTGCCGGTACAGTGATTGGTGAACCTATTGTGCGGATTCTTTACCAAGGTGAAGTCGCAGCAGAAATTCCCGCTGAGGCTTTGGCAGAGAATACCCCGCTTTATCAACGGGACTTGTTGGCAGAACCACCAGAATATGCCCGTCAAGCTTGGGAATGGACTGCTGATTCTTTGCCTGATTGTACAATTGCTGGAATCGAACTCCAAGGACGCCTGCAAAGCTGGAATGATATTCTCTTAACTTTGCTCGATACACCCACGATCGCTTCTAAAAGCTGGGTATATCGTCAGTACGACCATCAAGTACAAAACAACACAGTAATTTTACCAGGTGGTGCAGATGCCGCTGTTATCCGTTTGCGCCCACTGGAAGAAATCCCCAATCTCAAATCCCCAATCCAAAATCCAAAATCGGCAGTGGCGGCTACGGTTGATTGCAATTCTCGTTACGTTTATCTTGATCCCTATGAAGGAGCTAAGGCAGTGGTGGCGGAAGCAGCACGCAATCTTAGTTGTGTAGGTGCAGAACCTCTGGCGGTGACAGATAACCTCAATTTTGGCTCTCCAGAAAAACCAATTGGCTACTGGCAATTAGCAGAAGCTTGTCGTGGTTTGGCAGAAGGTTGCCGAGAACTGGCAACACCAGTTACAGGCGGAAATGTCTCTTTGTACAATGAAACCCTTGATTCCCAAGGGACTCCCCAACCAATTTATCCGACTCCTGTTGTGGGTATGGTGGGGTTGATTCCCGATATCACCAAAATTTGTGGTCAAGGTTGGCAAACAGCAGGCGATGTGATTTATCTTCTGGGATTACCTTTAGCATCCCAACTCACCTTGGGAGCATCTGAGTATTTAGCCACCATCCACGGTACTGTTGCCGGAAAACCGCCACAAATAGATTTTGATTTGGAACGTCGGGTACAGAAAGTTTGTCGTGACGGAATTCGTAATGGTTGGGTACATTCAGCCCACGATTGTGCTGAGGGAGGAATCGCGATCGCCTTAGCAGAATGTTGCATTTCTGGCAACCTTGGCGCCCAAATCAATTTAGAAATAGTATCAAACCAGTCACAACGGCTCGATGAGGTACTTTTTGCCGAAGGTGGTGCCAGAATTTTAGTTTCCATAGCACCAGAACAACAAGAAATTTGGGAATCATACTTACAGGAACATTTGGGTCAAGAGTGGCAAAAACTGGGTATAGTCGGTAATTTCGAGGCGGGTTTGGGGGTTTTAACCACTGACAACCAAGCCTTAATCAAAGTTAATATTGAACATATGAGCGATCGTTATTCCCAGGCGATCGTCAGGCGTCTCGCCATCCACACCACTACCCCCAGTTGAAGAAGTGAGGAGTGAAATTAGAAAAGTTAGGAGTTCAGAGTCATGAGTTAAGCATAAAAAGCCTAACTCATGACTCCTGACTCCTAAGTTCTCACTCTTCACTGACAAATTATTAACCTTTGTGAACAAAATTACGGTACTGTTTTAATGGATGGTTAAAGATTTATTAAGAACTCTGCGACTATCTATCGACATAATCCCAGTGAATGGACTACCAAATTTTAGATTTTGGATTAAGAGTACTTTTTCTACTGAATGTATCATCCGTCAATAGCAGGTTAAACAAATCTTAAATTCTCAAGCCGCATTCCTTTTGGGGTGCGGTCAATCCAAAAGACGCTCGCGGACTCAGTAACGCTTCGCTATCGCAAATTTCAAATCCAAAATTGATTGACCCCCCACCAGGAGCAAAGCTAGCATGACTTCTATTCATTCTGTCACTTCGGATGAATACCCCGACCAGACCAACAACCCAATCGATAGTTATGAAAATCATCCCGACAAGCCAGAAGAAGCTTGCGGTGTTTTTGGTATTTACGCGCCAGGAGAAAACGTTGCTAAACTAAGCTACTTTG
It encodes the following:
- a CDS encoding type II toxin-antitoxin system death-on-curing family toxin gives rise to the protein MQTPKFLTISQVLDIHQRQIQKFGGTSGVRDEGLLDSALAQPQATFGGELLHPTIGEQAAAYLYHLAMNHPFIDGNKRTAFAVMDTFITVNGYSLNLSQEQAYNLVIQVVQREISKEELSAFLELHLQGK
- the purL gene encoding phosphoribosylformylglycinamidine synthase subunit PurL; this translates as MTATSKPAFSAEEIAAEGIKPEEYAEIVRRLGRHPNKAELGMFGVMWSEHCCYKNSRPLLKQFPTEGDRILVGPGENAGVVDLGDGLQLAFKIESHNHPSAVEPFQGAATGVGGILRDIFTMGARPIAILNSLRFGSLEDAKTQRLFTGVVSGISHYGNCVGVPTVGGEVYFDPAYSGNPLVNVMALGLMETPEIVKSGASGLGNPVLYVGSTTGRDGMGGASFASAELSDKSMDDRPAVQVGDPFLEKSLIEACLEAFKTGAVVAAQDMGAAGITCSTSEMAAKGGVGIELDLDKIPVRELGMIPYEYLLSESQERMLFVAHKGREQELIDIFHRWGLQAVVAGTVIGEPIVRILYQGEVAAEIPAEALAENTPLYQRDLLAEPPEYARQAWEWTADSLPDCTIAGIELQGRLQSWNDILLTLLDTPTIASKSWVYRQYDHQVQNNTVILPGGADAAVIRLRPLEEIPNLKSPIQNPKSAVAATVDCNSRYVYLDPYEGAKAVVAEAARNLSCVGAEPLAVTDNLNFGSPEKPIGYWQLAEACRGLAEGCRELATPVTGGNVSLYNETLDSQGTPQPIYPTPVVGMVGLIPDITKICGQGWQTAGDVIYLLGLPLASQLTLGASEYLATIHGTVAGKPPQIDFDLERRVQKVCRDGIRNGWVHSAHDCAEGGIAIALAECCISGNLGAQINLEIVSNQSQRLDEVLFAEGGARILVSIAPEQQEIWESYLQEHLGQEWQKLGIVGNFEAGLGVLTTDNQALIKVNIEHMSDRYSQAIVRRLAIHTTTPS
- the rlmD gene encoding 23S rRNA (uracil(1939)-C(5))-methyltransferase RlmD, producing the protein MTKIIWQQGELIEVTIANLSDTGDGVGRANERVVFVPDTVPGDRALVRLLHVKPKYAQAKLHELLQPSPHRIRPGCIVADKCGGCQWQHIDYDYQLVAKQNQVIQALERIGGFIQPPVDPVLAAASAFGYRNKSTYPLGTSATGQVQAGYYQKGSHQLINLNQCPVQDARLNPMLAEVKQDIQQQGWQIYDERRHLGQIRHLSLRIGRHTGEMLLTLVVKDWNLPKIETQAQEWLKRYPQLMGVCLNRNGDRTNAIFGSETRCIAGVPHLRERFAGLEFQVRPDTFFQVYTETAEALLEVIQSELNLQGHEFLVDAYCGIGTLTLPLAKQVRLATGLEVQPAAVEQAILNAHRNEIKNVTFQVGAVEKLLPKMGTIPEVVILDPPRKGCDRAVIDTLRQLKPSRIVYVSCKVATLARDLKLLCEDGQYKIARVQPADFFPQTAHVEAAAFLVLSDLDKDADSFKKTEISNL
- a CDS encoding allophycocyanin subunit alpha-B, translated to MTVISQVILRADDELRYPSSGELKNIKDFLETGVQRTRIAATLAENEKKIVQEATKQLWQKRPDFISPGGNAYGERQRSLCVRDFGWYLRLITYGVLAGDKEPIEKIGLIGVREMYNSLGVPVPGMVEAINSLKTAALDLLSAEDSIQAAPYFDYIIQAMS